One Fulvia fulva chromosome 8, complete sequence DNA window includes the following coding sequences:
- a CDS encoding Lon protease 2, peroxisomal, with protein sequence MSSRTLPIAPLPHSLVLLPGVTTRVPLQNRADIAAILAHIYSKAATPRPEASSVTVGCVPLTSPYLASDGYAILEDKKKAKADQEEPQQIHPAQARKADLFQCGTMARVTGVQGRRPGDLALVVEGVQRFKVKKVISERPYFEAEVILHQEERVREDDEKTSTLFSNLKQLSRELIALIRLSSLLPRGPPMNLSPILARRLELYIVRKDLQEAGVLADFMTNVVDCTHEDKLRILSALAPQERLIRITEILKRQIETIQGNSRILSVTTTPNASRDALIDFGRRGGNGQKLPKGFGLPPGLGGGQNVGGQDDEVNEIEELKKKLDEAGLSPEAQKVADRELKRLAKMNPAQAEHQVCRNYLENLAEIPWSKMTEDGLDSTTMVRARKQLDDDHYGLDKIKKRLLEYLAVLKLKQSVNMDLDKQINAITAAARPKQEQAKEATIEGEEDVAPSTALVKKEKEAEAPKEKSAEEIKLLNHKKMVDKSPILLLVGPPGVGKTSLAKSVATALGRQFHRISLGGVRDEAEIRGHRRTYVAAMPGLIINGLKKVGVSNPVFLLDEIDKVGAASNHGDPSAAMLEVLDPEQNSTFVDHYVNIPYDLSKVLFIATANTLDTIPPPLLDRMETIQLSGYTTLEKRHIATRHLIPKQITTNGLKPENVAMSPEVIDQVITGYTRESGVRNLEREIGSVCRSKAVQYAEARDTNTLPAYTPVVTVEDLEDILGIERFEEEIAARTSQPGVVTGLVAYSSGTQGSILFIEIADMPGSGRVQLTGKLGDVLKESVEVALSWVKSHAYELALTHDPNEDIMKSRSIHVHCPSGAIPKDGPSAGLAHTVALISLFSGKRVPPTIAMTGEVALRGKVMPVGGIKEKLIGALRAGVKKVLLPQQNRKDVKDLPVEVLEGLEIVHVSHIWEALPQIWPESEWPGQRGWSGLESRL encoded by the coding sequence ATGTCGTCACGAACCCTCCCGATTGCCCCGCTTCCACACTCTCTGGTCCTATTGCCGGGCGTCACGACTCGAGTGCCACTGCAGAACCGCGCAGACATCGCAGCGATCCTAGCACATATCTACAGCAAGGCTGCAACACCTCGTCCTGAGGCATCGAGCGTCACAGTCGGCTGCGTGCCACTCACCAGCCCATACCTGGCCTCGGACGGCTATGCGATCCTCGAGGACAAGAAGAAGGCCAAGGCTGACCAAGAGGAACCACAACAGATCCATCCGGCTCAGGCAAGGAAGGCAGACCTCTTCCAATGTGGCACCATGGCTCGCGTCACTGGTGTGCAGGGTCGACGACCGGGCGACTTGGCCCTGGTCGTGGAGGGCGTGCAGCGCTTCAAGGTCAAGAAGGTCATCAGCGAACGGCCATACTTTGAGGCAGAGGTCATCCTGCACCAGGAAGAGCGAGTTCGGGAAGACGACGAGAAGACCAGCACGTTGTTCTCCAACCTGAAGCAGCTGTCGAGAGAGCTGATCGCACTTATTCGGCTATCGAGCTTGTTGCCACGAGGGCCACCTATGAACCTCAGCCCGATCCTGGCACGACGATTGGAGCTGTATATTGTACGGAAGGACCTGCAAGAGGCAGGTGTACTGGCAGACTTCATGACGAATGTGGTTGATTGTACGCATGAGGACAAGCTACGGATACTCTCTGCTCTCGCGCCACAAGAGCGACTCATCCGCATCACCGAGATATTGAAGAGGCAGATCGAGACCATACAGGGCAACAGCCGGATACTCAGCGTTACGACCACACCGAACGCATCGCGAGACGCTCTCATCGATTTCGGTCGACGGGGTGGTAACGGCCAGAAGCTACCGAAAGGCTTTGGTCTACCACCCGGTCTGGGAGGAGGGCAGAATGTTGGCGGGCAGGATGACGAGGTCAACGAGATCGAGGAACTCAAGAAGAAGCTAGACGAGGCTGGTCTAAGTCCCGAGGCGCAAAAGGTGGCAGATCGCGAGTTGAAGAGGCTAGCCAAGATGAACCCAGCACAAGCCGAGCATCAAGTATGCAGGAATTACCTTGAGAATCTGGCCGAGATACCCTGGTCGAAGATGACGGAAGATGGTTTGGACAGCACAACAATGGTCAGAGCGCGGAAGCAGCTTGACGACGACCACTATGGCTTGGACAAGATCAAGAAGAGGCTATTGGAGTACTTGGCTGTTCTTAAGCTCAAGCAATCCGTGAACATGGATCTGGACAAGCAGATCAACGCAATCACTGCTGCGGCTCGGCCAAAACAGGAACAAGCCAAGGAAGCTACAATCGAGGGTGAGGAAGACGTCGCGCCATCGACCGCCCTTGTGAAGAAGGAGAAAGAGGCTGAAGCGCCGAAGGAGAAATCAGCAGAGGAGATCAAGTTGCTCAACCACAAGAAGATGGTGGACAAGTCTCCAATCCTCCTGCTGGTCGGTCCTCCTGGTGTTGGAAAGACCTCGCTGGCAAAGTCTGTTGCAACAGCTCTTGGCCGACAATTCCACCGCATCTCTCTCGGTGGCGTGCGCGATGAAGCTGAGATCAGAGGTCATCGCAGAACATATGTCGCAGCCATGCCTGGTCTCATCATCAACGGTCTGAAGAAGGTTGGTGTGTCGAACCCAGTATTCTTGCTCGATGAGATCGACAAGGTTGGAGCAGCCTCGAACCACGGCGACCCATCCGCCGCAATGCTGGAGGTGCTTGACCCAGAGCAGAACTCGACATTCGTGGACCACTACGTGAATATTCCCTACGATTTGAGCAAGGTGCTCTTCATCGCCACTGCAAACACCCTCGACACCATCCCACCACCACTTCTCGACCGCATGGAGACGATCCAGCTTTCTGGCTACACGACTCTCGAGAAGCGGCACATCGCCACACGACATTTGATCCCTAAGCAGATCACCACAAATGGCCTCAAGCCTGAGAACGTCGCCATGAGTCCCGAGGTCATCGACCAAGTCATCACAGGGTACACGCGCGAGTCCGGCGTCCGCAACCTCGAGCGCGAGATCGGTAGCGTCTGTCGCTCGAAAGCCGTGCAGTATGCCGAAGCTCGAGATACCAACACTCTACCCGCGTACACACCTGTGGTCACAGTCGAAGACCTCGAGGACATCCTGGGCATCGAGCGCTTTGAGGAGGAGATCGCCGCTCGCACTTCCCAACCCGGCGTCGTCACAGGCCTTGTGGCCTACAGCTCCGGCACACAAGGCAGCATCCTCTTCATCGAAATCGCCGACATGCCCGGCTCCGGCCGCGTTCAACTTACCGGCAAGCTCGGCGACGTCCTGAAAGAGAGCGTCGAAGTCGCACTCTCATGGGTCAAATCTCACGCCTACGAACTGGCCCTTACCCACGACCCCAACGAAGACATAATGAAATCCCGCTCCATCCACGTCCACTGCCCCTCCGGCGCAATCCCCAAAGACGGCCCCTCCGCCGGCCTCGCCCACACAGTCGCCCTCATCTCCCTCTTCTCCGGCAAACGAGTCCCTCCCACCATCGCCATGACGGGTGAAGTCGCGCTCCGCGGGAAGGTCATGCCAGTCGGCGGGATCAAGGAGAAGTTGATTGGCGCTTTGAGAGCGGGTGTTAAGAAAGTTCTACTGCCGCAGCAGAATCGGAAGGATGTGAAGGATCTGCCGGTGGAGGTATTGGAGGGGTTGGAGATTGTGCATGTGAGTCATATTTGGGAGGCTCTGCCGCAGATTTGGCCTGAGAGTGAGTGGCCGGGTCAGAGGGGGTGGAGTGGGTTGGAGAGTAGGTTGTAG
- a CDS encoding Vegetative incompatibility protein HET-E-1 → MRLLNVNTLQLKEFAEREQPPYVITSHRWGNDEATYKDVRKGHSQDTAGFKKIQAFCAYTKKFLIKADEPSIEWIWIDTCCIDKSSSAELAEAINSMFQWYAEAELCLAFLHDVKHENPRPGYHHEQAPFTGMSAAQRRSVEHSVWFTRGWTLQELLAPTVVFFVDETWRFLGYKGSKTEPILLASGGSNINDLISDITGVPCDILEDFVRARDVSLEAKQRWMLNRTTARVEDMAYCQLGIFNIFMPLIHGERDQAMERLREEVKRKYGEDLRDTASLKAKTKQLGEDPPAHALVTASHHDASGLEAIAQWDYEAREENEISFHEDERITHIEKVHEDWWMGRNAKGEEGLFPENFVKVVEERSPDPAALQTPTVEDENLSRDIDAKEIDASISKEQTPSSAGTAHATDAPSQPTPAALHTSEWNQSEAYKKSNDPKPDTLKGFRWLSGLFSTKDEPKDGDGDGGKVWVSTLPPSDQVERQRASQRRRANLKGALVETTTQPSHAPSSMTRRSTASSTASGVKARDKARQHKRAGRGLKRVKDAAASTSTPERSERGDGNIAALVRHSYEAVEENEICLVAGEVVCGIEKVDEGWWTGNDHLGNRGVFAANFVEEIEGDATSYAGGGDGAYESCRGRGGVG, encoded by the coding sequence ATGCGTCTCCTCAATGTCAACACTCTTCAGCTGAAAGAGTTCGCAGAGCGTGAGCAGCCACCGTATGTAATCACCTCGCACCGCTGGGGCAACGACGAAGCGACGTACAAAGATGTACGCAAAGGCCACAGTCAGGATACGGCTGGCTTCAAGAAGATTCAGGCTTTTTGTGCATATACGAAGAAATTTCTCATCAAGGCTGATGAACCATCGATAGAATGGATTTGGATTGACACATGCTGTATCGACAAGAGCAGCTCTGCAGAATTGGCTGAGGCTATCAATTCCATGTTCCAATGGTACGCTGAGGCGGAGTTGTGTCTTGCTTTCCTGCACGACGTAAAGCACGAGAACCCGAGGCCAGGGTATCACCATGAACAGGCTCCCTTTACTGGCATGTCAGCAGCACAGCGACGGTCTGTGGAGCACAGCGTTTGGTTCACACGTGGCTGGACTTTGCAAGAGCTCTTGGCGCCGACGGTAGTGTTCTTCGTGGATGAGACGTGGAGGTTTCTGGGCTACAAAGGTAGCAAGACGGAACCGATACTATTGGCATCAGGTGGCTCGAACATCAATGATCTGATTTCGGACATTACCGGCGTTCCATGTGATATTCTGGAAGATTTCGTGAGGGCTAGAGATGTGAGTTTGGAGGCTAAGCAGCGGTGGATGCTGAATCGAACCACGGCTAGAGTGGAAGATATGGCGTATTGTCAATTGGGTATATTCAATATCTTCATGCCGTTGATCCACGGTGAGAGAGATCAGGCCATGGAACGACTCCGAGAAGAAGTCAAGCGGAAGTATGGAGAGGATCTACGAGATACCGCTAGCTTGAAGGCAAAGACCAAGCAGTTGGGAGAGGATCCCCCTGCACACGCGCTGGTAACAGCTTCACATCACGATGCCTCGGGACTGGAAGCCATCGCGCAATGGGACTACGAAGCCCGAGAAGAAAATGAAATCTCCTTCCATGAAGACGAACGTATCACGCACATCGAGAAGGTACACGAAGATTGGTGGATGGGTCGCAATGCAAAAGGAGAAGAAGGACTATTCCCAGAGAACTTTGTCAAAGTTGTCGAAGAGAGATCCCCAGATCCTGCAGCACTCCAAACCCCTACAGTCGAAGACGAAAACCTTTCCCGCGATATTGATGCGAAGGAGATAGACGCATCCATCTCTAAAGAGCAGACGCCGAGTTCTGCGGGTACTGCCCACGCCACCGACGCCCCCTCACAACCGACTCCAGCGGCGCTACACACTTCAGAATGGAACCAATCTGAGGCATACAAAAAGTCCAACGACCCGAAACCCGACACCCTGAAAGGTTTCCGATGGCTAAGCGGTCTCTTCTCCACCAAGGACGAGCCGAAAGATGGCGATGGTGACGGCGGCAAAGTCTGGGTATCGACATTACCGCCCTCAGACCAAGTCGAGCGACAGCGGGCATCGCAGCGACGGAGAGCCAACTTAAAGGGCGCACTGGTCGAAACCACCACCCAGCCGAGCCATGCTCCCTCATCAATGACACGCCGCTCCACCGCTAGTTCCACAGCATCAGGCGTGAAAGCCCGCGACAAGGCGCGCCAGCATAAACGTGCCGGCCGCGGGTTGAAGAGGGTCAAGGATGCTGCGGCGTCGACCTCTACACCGGAAAGGTCCGAACGAGGAGACGGAAATATCGCAGCGTTAGTCCGGCATAGCTACGAAGCAGTCGAAGAGAACGAGATCTGCCTCGTTGCTGGGGAAGTCGTCTGCGGGATTGAAAAGGTAGATGAGGGATGGTGGACTGGGAACGATCACCTGGGGAACCGGGGCGTGTTTGCTGCTAATTTCGTTGAGGAGATTGAGGGTGATGCTACCTCCTATGCTGGCGGAGGAGATGGAGCGTATGAGTCTTGCCGAGGGCGCGGGGGAGTGGGCTAG
- a CDS encoding Putative mitochondrial carrier protein — protein sequence MDDKSSTALVNSPYLRSLFAGGIAGTTVDISLFPLDTLKTRLQSSAGFWASGGFRGVYNGIGSAVVGSAPGAGLFFVTYETTKKYFASNTRDGYGEAGLHMAAASLGEIAACAVRVPTEVIKQRAQAKQHPSSMAALTSILNLRKTHGLTTVWRELYRGWGITVLREVPFTIIQFPLWEGLKKWSLQQREPPRPTEVTAAESGIYGAISGAIAAGLTTPLDVLKTRMMLSTGRQNVFAMTGKIWREEGGRVFFSGIGPRTMWISIGGAVFLGSYQWATNMLGGR from the exons ATGGACGACAAGTCCTCCACTGCATTGGTCAACTCACCATACCTCCGCTCCCTCTTC GCAGGCGGCATAGCAGGCACAACAGTAGACATCTCCCTCTTCCCCCTCGACACCCTCAAAACCCGCCTCCAATCCTCCGCCGGCTTCTGGGCCTCGGGTGGCTTCCGCGGTGTATACAATGGGATTGGCTCCGCCGTAGTTGGATCCGCTCCCGGCGCAGGTCTGTTCTTTGTCACGTACGAGACGACAAAGAAGTACTTCGCTTCGAACACAAGGGATGGGTATGGCGAAGCGGGATTGCATATGGCGGCTGCAAGCTTGGGGGAGATTGCGGCTTGTGCGGTGAGAGTGCCGACGGAGGTGATTAAGCAGAGGGCACAGGCGAAGCAGCACCCTAGCTCTATGGCGGCTTTGACGTCGATATTGAATCTGAGGAAGACACATGGGCTCACCACTGTTTGGAGGGAATTGTATAGAGGGTGGGGAATCACAGTGCTAAGAGAAGTGCCGTTTACGATTATACAATTCCCGCTGTGGGAGGGGTTGAAGAAGTGGTCGCTACAACAAAGAGAACCGCCCAGGCCGACGGAAGTCACTGCGGCGGAGAGTGGTATCTATGGTGCTATTTCGGGAGCCATCGCTGCGGGTCTTACAACACCTCTGGACGTGCTCAAGACGAGGATGATGCTGTCGACTGGCAGGCAGAATGTCTTTGCTATGACTGGGAAGATATGGAGGGAAGAGGGCGGTCGGGTGTTCTTCAGCGGTATTGGACCCCGAACGATGTGGATTAGCATTGGTGGAGCTGTCTTCCTGGGCAGCTACCAGTGGGCGACCAATATGCTCGGCGGACGATAA
- a CDS encoding Pre-mRNA polyadenylation factor: MDEDDDDLYGGGSADQQNQQQTKEEDEDEHKMEVSEEEEDDDDSDDDVQITLEKPEGAKASEPPAKQQKTKHERTASESKPATSSTPIKTEGSTAPPTQVKTTLTHNGKEGKDFPEVRSKNPVDVNAIPTWTNGKPLTAVDIDADLAENSKPWRLPGTDATDFFNYGFDEYTWASYCVKQQMIGNQIGQIKQEDAQMKAFMGIGGDDNKQGGGGMPPMPPGMDMNDPNAMANMMQQFGMDPSQFMQGMNGFGGGMGGMPGMGGMGGMGGQGGGQQFQQGGFGNGQNSETQHNSLHHSSGSEFLLWCTMATASGQGSELGHVPC, from the exons ATGGACGAAGACGACGACGATCTTTATGGCGGCGGTAGTGCCGACCAGCAAAATCAGCAGCAGACGAAGGAGGAAGACGAAGATGAGCACAAAATGGAAGTCAGCGAGGAAGAAGAGGACGACGACGATAGTGACGAT GACGTCCAAATCACACTCGAGAAACCAGAAGGCGCAAAGGCATCAGAGCC TCCCGCAAAGCAGCAGAAGACCAAGCACGAGCGCACAGCCTCCGAATCGAAGCCTGCAACATCCTCAACACCGATCAAAACCGAAGGCTCTACCGCACCTCCCACACAAGTGAAGACGACCCTTACCCACAACGGCAAAGAAGGCAAAGACTTCCCCGAAGTACGCTCCAAGAACCCCGTCGACGTCAACGCAATACCGACATGGACCAACGGCAAACCCCTCACAGCCGTCGACATCGATGCAGACCTCGCAGAAAATAGCAAGCCCTGGCGGTTACCCGGCACGGACGCGACCGACTTCTTCAACTACGGCTTCGACGAGTACACCTGGGCCAGCTATTGCGTGAAGCAGCAGATGATCGGGAACCAGATTGGTCAGATCAAGCAAGAGGATGCGCAGATGAAGGCCTTCATGGGTATTGGCGGTGATGACAACAAGCAAGGTGGTGGTGGGATGCCGCCTATGCCACCGGGAATGGATATGAATGATCCCAATGCGATGGCGAACATGATGCAGCAGTTCGGCATGGATCCTAGTCAGTTCATGCAGGGTATGAACGGCTTTGGAGGTGGTATGGGTGGTATGCCTGGAATGGGCGGCATGGGCGGTATGGGTGGACAAGGAGGTGGACAACAGTTCCAACAAGGCGGATTTGGCAATGGGCAGAACAGT GAGACGCAACACAATTCTCTTCACCACAGCAGCGGTAGCGAGTTCCTACTTTGGTGTACGATGGCGACAGCAAGCGGACAGGGCTCGGAACTCGGGCACGTTCCATGTTGA
- a CDS encoding Vacuolar protein sorting-associated protein 11 produces the protein MALTSWKAFRFFDVSHVRLPDANGEDAISLDQSSISCIASGATNIFVGTPTGHVHLLDQTFKSTRSWKAHDAGSVTHIEKIHDTPYLLTLAETLSSEPELKVWTKDQNDKKTGNPKCLCHLTVQNGRKNFPVTAFSVTSDVAQLAVGFGNGAVTVVRGDLIHDRGTRQRTVFESEEPITGLEFREANTTALYIATTSRILALAITGKAQGQPARSLDEHGCAVDCMKLDPHSNEIVVARDDAIYTYGPRGKTGSSAYEGAKKLLSVHSDYVLIVSPPANNIGRATGLRAFAGTRADEIFNTSTFSILNMDLKFIAMTEAVSNQINKIFTIWGDIFLLTIEGKLYRYHEKTFQQKLEILYQRNLYVLAINMAQKYKVDAVQQNVIFRRYGDYLYQRGDYDTAMQQYLRAIDNTEPSQIIRKFLDNQRIHNLIEYLEELHEHHKATSDHTTLLLNCYAKLKDVDKLEEFIKQPGDLRFDLDTAIIMCRQGGYHDQAAFLARRHEEHGLVVDILIEDLKKYAEALAYIVRLEPQESYPNFMKYGTVLLEHCPIEATQLFIDYFTGNFRPKKDAVIVQETPADQQRAGFGTMATSAAQNLAALIPLPYMNTSSMPTPPSRNGTQTTVSQAQVIETITEGESIEYEVPKPRVAFSSFVDHPDQFITFLEACISSNGVKPENRSDLQTTLFEIYLHKASTSGGEEKTHWETSAKKLIEEKNGSIDTSNVLLLSDLEKFRDGTIIVSEKQGLRFDVFRSYTAAKDTAGAIKALRKYGPEEPQLYPAALAYFTSDPKILQEAGDEVDAVLKKIDDDGLMAPLQVIQTLSTNAVATMGLVKKYLSTTVQRERSEIASNRKLISSYRADTVQKQNEINGLSTKSVEFRTTRCSNCGSPLDLPTVHFLCKHSYHQRCLNIPEGQDVDDAELECPTCSPLNRIVRQTKQAQEESAGRHELFTESLKGTERDRFGVIGEWFGRGVMSAKGVQVASE, from the exons ATGGCACTGACATCG TGGAAAGCCTTCCGCTTCTTCGATGTATCTCACGTCCGCCTTCCGGATGCGAACGGCGAGGATGCCATTTCACTAGAT CAATCGAGCATCAGCTGCATAGCTTCTGGAGCGACCAACATATTCGTTGGAACACCCACTGGCCATGTACACCTTCTGGATCAGACGTTCAAGTCGACTCGATCATGGAAAGCTCACGATGCTGGCAGCGTGACCCACATCGAGAAGATTCACGATACTCCATATCTATTGACTCTTGCTGAGACTTTGTCGTCAGAACCTGAGCTGAAGGTATGGACCAAGGACCAGAACGACAAGAAGACCGGCAACCCAAAATGTCTTTGCCACTTGACTGTACAGAACGGACGCAAGAACTTCCCAGTGACTGCCTTTTCTGTGACGAGCGACGTGGCACAACTGGCTGTAGGCTTTGGCAATGGAGCTGTCACCGTCGTCCGTGGTGACTTGATTCACGATCGCGGCACCAGGCAACGTACCGTGTTCGAGTCTGAGGAACCCATCACCGGCCTGGAATTCCGGGAGGCAAACACGACTGCACTCTATATCGCCACGACTTCCCGTATCCTGGCACTCGCAATCACTGGAAAAGCTCAAGGGCAGCCGGCACGGTCACTAGATGAGCACGGTTGTGCCGTGGACTGCATGAAGCTGGATCCCCATTCAAATGAGATTGTGGTTGCCCGAGACGATGCCATCTACACATATGGACCTCGCGGAAAGACTGGCTCGAGCGCTTACGAGGGCGCCAAGAAACTGCTCAGCGTTCACAGTGACTATGTCTTGATTGTGTCTCCGCCTGCCAACAACATCGGCAGAGCGACAGGTCTCCGCGCTTTTGCAGGCACAAGAGCGGATGAGATCTTCAACACCAGCACGTTCTCAATACTCAACATGGACTTGAAGTTCATCGCCATGACTGAGGCAGTCTCGAATCAAATCAACAAAATCTTCACAATCTGGGGCGATATCTTCCTGCTCACGATTGAGGGCAAGCTGTATCGGTACCACGAGAAGACCTTTCAGCAAAAGCTTGAGATCCTGTATCAGCGCAATTTATACGTCCTGGCGATCAACATGGCGCAGAAGTACAAAGTCGATGCCGTACAACAGAACGTCATCTTCCGCAGATATGGCGACTATCTATATCAGCGAGGCGACTACGACACGGCGATGCAGCAGTATCTGCGAGCAATTGACAACACAGAACCTTCACAGATCATACGGAAGTTCTTGGACAATCAGCGCATACACAACCTGATTGAGTATCTGGAAGAGCTGCATGAGCACCACAAAGCCACGTCTGACCACACAACACTTCTACTGAACTGCTATGCCAAATTGAAAGATGTCGACAAGCTTGAAGAGTTCATCAAACAACCAGGTGACTTGCGCTTCGATCTTGACACTGCCATCATAATGTGTCGGCAGGGCGGATACCACGATCAAGCGGCGTTTCTCGCCAGGCGGCACGAAGAACATGGTCTTGTTGTGGATATCTTGATCGAGGACTTGAAGAAGTATGCCGAGGCCCTGGCGTACATCGTGCGATTAGAACCTCAGGAGTCGTATCCCAACTTCATGAAGTATGGCACCGTACTGCTAGAGCACTGCCCAATTGAGGCCACTCAGCTCTTCATCGACTACTTCACTGGCAACTTTAGACCGAAGAAAGACGCAGTCATCGTACAAGAGACGCCAGCGGACCAACAACGAGCCGGCTTTGGTACCATGGCCACATCTGCGGCGCAGAACCTGGCTGCCCTCATACCTTTACCCTATATGAACACAAGTTCGATGCCGACGCCACCTTCGAGAAATGGCACACAGACTACCGTCAGCCAGGCACAAGTCATCGAGACCATTACCGAAGGCGAGTCCATTGAGTACGAAGTACCCAAACCGCGCGTTGCTTTCTCGTCATTTGTGGACCACCCAGATCAGTTCATCACCTTCCTCGAAGCATGCATCAGTAGTAATGGTGTCAAGCCGGAGAACAGATCGGACTTGCAGACAACACTGTTTGAGATCTACTTGCACAAAGCTAGCACCAGCGGCGGCGAGGAGAAGACGCACTGGGAAACAAGTGCCAAGAAGCTCATTGAGGAGAAGAACGGGTCGATCGACACCTCGAATGTGCTCCTCCTCTCGGATCTCGAGAAGTTCAGAGACGGTACGATCATCGTCAGCGAGAAGCAAGGCCTTCGCTTCGACGTGTTCCGCTCTTACACGGCTGCAAAAGACACGGCTGGAGCCATCAAGGCGCTTCGAAAGTATGGCCCAGAAGAGCCACAGCTGTACCCAGCAGCACTGGCATACTTCACATCAGATCCCAAGATTCTGCAAGAAGCCGGCGATGAGGTGGATGCAGTGCTCAAGAAGATTGATGATGATGGCCTCATGGCTCCACTTCAGGTCATTCAGACACTGTCCACCAACGCAGTAGCCACGATGGGACTAGTGAAGAAGTACCTCTCCACTACCGTCCAACGCGAGCGGTCGGAGATTGCATCAAACAGAAAGCTCATCTCATCCTACCGCGCCGATACCGTCCAGAAGCAAAACGAGATCAATGGGCTCAGCACGAAATCTGTCGAGTTCCGCACCACGCGCTGCTCGAACTGTGGATCTCCGCTCGATCTGCCGACCGTGCACTTCTTATGCAAGCATAGCTACCATCAGCGATGCCTTAACATTCCTGAAGGTCAGGATGTGGATGATGCAGAACTGGAATGTCCCACATGCTCGCCACTGAATAGGATCGTGAGGCAGACGAAGCAGGCTCAGGAGGAGAGTGCAGGCAGGCACGAGCTGTTTACGGAAAGCCTGAAGGGAACTGAACGGGATCGCTTCGGTGTCATCGGAGAGTGGTTTGGACGAGGCGTGATGAGTGCTAAGGGTGTGCAGGTTGCTAGTGAGTAA